AATGATTCTCCAGTTAACTCACCTGTTAGTAAGGAGAATAGTACATTGGAAGAAGTGCAACCCCCAATAATTCCACAGAGTAAATTGAAAAAAGTGACTAAATTAGAAAAGTTTATTTTCACTGTATTTATTGCAACATTTTTATGCTTGGCGGTTGCAACTATTCGAATGACAACCTATATTAACCGTGAGGAAGAAGCTATTTCTTCTCTTCAGGCAGATAGCAAACAGATGCAACAAGATATTGAAACTCTTGATCAAGAGAAAAATGAGTTGCAACGAACTGAACGTTTGAAAAAAATTGCCGAATCTGCTGGAATGCAAATGCGTGATGAGAATATAAGGAAAATAAAATGATGAAAAAAATAAAAGAATTTTTTAGAAAAATAAACAAAAAAATACAAGAAAAAAGTTTAACACCAGCAGGCAATAGAAAAAAAGTGGGGGTTATCCTGTTTTATGCTTCTATTGCTGTTTTTGTTTTAATTTCTTTACGTTTCGTTTACATCATAACAGTTGGTAAGGTCGGTTCGCAAAGTCTTGATTCTGAAAGACAAAAAATATATCAAGGAAGTAGCGTTATAAAAGCAAAACGTGGAACCATTTTCGATCGTAATGGGCTGCCACTTGCTGAAGATGCTACTTCTTATTCGTTATACGCAGAACTTGACAAAAACTATAAAGGGATTAATAACGTGGAGCTTTTTGTGCATGATAAAGATCATGATAAAATTGCTGATATTTTAAATAAGTATACTGGAATTGATAAAAAACTTGTTTTAGAACAATTAACACCTAAGAAAAATAAAGACGGTAAGTTAATTACTAATGTAGAATTTGGTTCTAAAGGAAAAAATCTAAGTTTAGAAACTAGAAACAATATTGAGGAAGCATTAAAAAAAGAGAATATTACTGGTATCTATTTTAAGGAGCACCCTGACAGATTATATCCGAATGGAAAATTTGCTTCTTATTTCATAGGATATGCACAACCAGAAGATACGGATAAAGAAAATAGTAAATTAAGTGGTAAAAATGGACTAGGTATAGAAAATACCTATGATAATGTGTTAAAAGGAGAGGATGGATTTAAGTACTATCAAAAAGATAGCAAGGGAAATGAACTTCCTGGGACAGAAGTCATTGATAAAAAAGCTAAAGATGGACAAGATATTTATACAACGTTAGATACTAACTTACAAACAAGGCTAGAAGATGTGATGGATAGTGTGAATGAAAAAGCTAAACCAGAGGATATGACAGCTATTTTAATGGATGCTAAAACTGGTGATATTTTAGCAGCGTCACAACGACCAACTTTTGATCCACAAACAAAAGAAGGATTATATAAAGAAAAAGGGCAACCTGATCCTGTTTGGGAAAATTTACTTGTTCAACGACCGTTTGAACCTGGTTCTACGATGAAAGTTTTTACTGTTGCAGCAGCCATTGATTCGGGAAAATTTCCATATAATGAGACATTTACCTCAGGACGAACTCAGTTATATGATGCCACAATTAGTGATTGGGTACCGGCTGGAAAAGGACAGTTGACGTATAGACAGGCATTGGCTTGGTCAAGTAACGTTGGTATGGTTAATTTGGAACAAAAAATGGGTTCAATATGGCCAGAGTATTTGGAACGTTTTGGATTTGGTCATTCAACTGATTCTGGATTACCGCTTGAGGCAACAGGAAGTATTAGTGATAAAAATCCTGTTGATATGGCAATGACAGCTTTTGGACAAGCTATTTCTGTGACAAATATGCAGATGATGCAAGCATATACAGCTATAACAAATGAGGGTAAAATGTTAAAACCGCGATATATTAAGAAAATAGTGGATAAAGATGGAAAAGAAAAAGAAATTAAAACAGAAGTGGTAGGAGAACCAATAAAAGCTGCAACAGCAAAAACAGTTCTTGAATACATGCAAGATACTGTCAATGACGAAATATATGGGACTGGGTATGGTATTTATAATATTGATGGTGTGAATGTTTCTGCGAAAACAGGAACAGCCCAAATATTTGAAAATGGCCAACTTTTAACAGGAGCCAATGATTATATTTATTCAGTAGTTCAAATTGCACCAACAGAAAATCCAGAATATATCATGTACGTTACAATGAAAAAACCAGTGATTACTGGTGAATTCGGGTCACCATCAGAATTAATTTCAGAAATATCAAACGGTATGTTAAAACATGCTTTTAAGGTAGATACCACAACGGATAAAGGAGAATAACATGAACGGAGTAGAATTATTAATACCATTATCATTGGCAGTGGCTTTTGTATTGATGGTTATGCCACTATTTATAGGTTATTTTAAAATGAAGAAAATGGGACAAGCGATTCGTGAAGAAGGTCCTGAAGGTCATCTTGCAAAATCAGGGACACCAACTATGGGAGGAGTTGTTTTTTTAATAAGTATTTTGTTAACTTCTCTTATTGTTGGTGCTTGGCAAAAAGAAATGACATTTTCTTTTTGGAGTATTTTATTTATTTTGTTTTTATATGGACTATTAGGATTTCTTGATGATTTCATTAAAGTGTTTAAAAAAAGAAATTTAGGATTAAATTCAACACAAAAATTAATTGGTCAAATTATTGGTGGGATTATTCTTTACGCTGTGATGAAATCAAATAGTGTAACAGATGAATTATTTATCCCATTGATTGGAAATGTTAATTTTGGCTTTTTATATGGATTGTTTGCTGTGATTTGGTTGGTCGGATTTTCAAATGCAGTGAATTTAACAGATGGTATTGATGGTTTAGTATCTGGTTTAGGTATGATTTCTTTTGGAACCTATGCTATTATTGCATACAAACAAGAACAATTTGCTATTGAATTGATTTGCCTAGCAACTGTTGGAGCGCTTTTTGGCTTTTTAATTTTTAATAAAAAACCAGCAAAAATTTTTATGGGAGATGTTGGTTCTCTTGCTTTAGGTGGTATGTTAGCCACTATTTCTATTTTACTTCATCAAGAATGGACACTTTTATTAATCGGTTTAGTGTATGTTATAGAAACACTTAGTGTCATGTTACAGGTAGCATCATTTAAATTAACAGGCAAACGTATTTTTAAAATGTCTCCAATACACCACCATTTTGAATTAAGTGGTTGGTCAGAATGGAAGATAGACATTGTTTTTTGGATAGTAGGATTAGTGATGTCAGCATTGACATTGGGCATTTTATATAATTAAGGAGATATCAAGGATGAAACAGTCAAAGCGTTATGCAAATGAAAAAATTTTAGTATTAGGGTTAGCTAGAAGTGGTGTTGCCGCTGCTAAGTTATTGCATGAATTAGGGGCATTTGTTACAGTCAATGATGCGAAAAAATTAGAAGATAACAAAGAAGCTCAAGAATTATTAGAAGCAGGTATAACAGTTATTACTGATAGTCATCCTTTAGATCTTCTTGATGAAGGATTTTCTCTTATTGTGAAAAATCCTGGGATTCCTTACACGAATCCTATTCTCGAGAAAGCAATAAAAAAAGAAATTCCAATTATTACAGAGGTGGAATTAGCGTATCAAGTCTCAGAGGCACCTTTTATTGGCATTACAGGAACAAATGGTAAAACAACAACAACAACCATGATTAAGCAAATATTTGATACGTATCAACCTAATAAGGCACTTTTAGCTGGGAATATTGGTTTTCCAGCAAGTGATGTTGTATTAAAGGCTACAGAAGATAATGTATTAGTAACAGAATTATCGAGTTTTCAACTAATGGGAATTGATGAATTTACGCCTGAGAT
This genomic stretch from Vagococcus sp. CY52-2 harbors:
- a CDS encoding cell division protein FtsL, which encodes MSLPEKQSPFTYNDSPVNSPVSKENSTLEEVQPPIIPQSKLKKVTKLEKFIFTVFIATFLCLAVATIRMTTYINREEEAISSLQADSKQMQQDIETLDQEKNELQRTERLKKIAESAGMQMRDENIRKIK
- a CDS encoding penicillin-binding protein 2 encodes the protein MKKIKEFFRKINKKIQEKSLTPAGNRKKVGVILFYASIAVFVLISLRFVYIITVGKVGSQSLDSERQKIYQGSSVIKAKRGTIFDRNGLPLAEDATSYSLYAELDKNYKGINNVELFVHDKDHDKIADILNKYTGIDKKLVLEQLTPKKNKDGKLITNVEFGSKGKNLSLETRNNIEEALKKENITGIYFKEHPDRLYPNGKFASYFIGYAQPEDTDKENSKLSGKNGLGIENTYDNVLKGEDGFKYYQKDSKGNELPGTEVIDKKAKDGQDIYTTLDTNLQTRLEDVMDSVNEKAKPEDMTAILMDAKTGDILAASQRPTFDPQTKEGLYKEKGQPDPVWENLLVQRPFEPGSTMKVFTVAAAIDSGKFPYNETFTSGRTQLYDATISDWVPAGKGQLTYRQALAWSSNVGMVNLEQKMGSIWPEYLERFGFGHSTDSGLPLEATGSISDKNPVDMAMTAFGQAISVTNMQMMQAYTAITNEGKMLKPRYIKKIVDKDGKEKEIKTEVVGEPIKAATAKTVLEYMQDTVNDEIYGTGYGIYNIDGVNVSAKTGTAQIFENGQLLTGANDYIYSVVQIAPTENPEYIMYVTMKKPVITGEFGSPSELISEISNGMLKHAFKVDTTTDKGE
- the mraY gene encoding phospho-N-acetylmuramoyl-pentapeptide-transferase, yielding MNGVELLIPLSLAVAFVLMVMPLFIGYFKMKKMGQAIREEGPEGHLAKSGTPTMGGVVFLISILLTSLIVGAWQKEMTFSFWSILFILFLYGLLGFLDDFIKVFKKRNLGLNSTQKLIGQIIGGIILYAVMKSNSVTDELFIPLIGNVNFGFLYGLFAVIWLVGFSNAVNLTDGIDGLVSGLGMISFGTYAIIAYKQEQFAIELICLATVGALFGFLIFNKKPAKIFMGDVGSLALGGMLATISILLHQEWTLLLIGLVYVIETLSVMLQVASFKLTGKRIFKMSPIHHHFELSGWSEWKIDIVFWIVGLVMSALTLGILYN